Proteins from a genomic interval of Chloroflexota bacterium:
- a CDS encoding AMP-binding protein, whose amino-acid sequence MESLVELLERAAARYGDRTALGIRRDDGTGQAWSYRELERRSRIVAWRLTALDLVPGDRLLTWSPSAPELPAVYLGAMRAGIVLVPLDLRMAPDAIERIVEKAEARHLAIGTGRESPDPRDARLDGMPTTTVEALAAERDDSFPADWEERVAALPRPDRSTLFELVFTSGTTGAPKGVMLTHGNVLASIEAIHRVIPPLEHRIVSLLPLSHLLEQAVGLLYAIDVGADILYVRSRNPRVIFESIRDHRTTSMILVPQVLDLFWSSIEREVERSGRSRAFGRLRRVARRLPYPARRWLFRRVHAEFGGGLRLLVSTAAFLPPALQQAWEDLGVVVIQGYGSTECGFAACTSREDHGLGTVGRSVAPVEVRLADDGEILVHGPNVFSGYWRDPASTAAAFTSDGWYRTGDIGRFDPEGRLILMGRTKDIIVLPNGLNVYPEDIENALRVAGIRDSVVVETLPGRIEAVVLAPGSHTIPQGGAPAEVSGTPAEVSGTPAEVSGTPAEVSAAIGGAAIRAEIDEAVRSANRALAIHQRIVGWRLWPEADFPRTHTLKVKRDQVRRWAAVEEPLPVREGS is encoded by the coding sequence GTGGAGAGCCTCGTCGAGCTGCTCGAGCGTGCGGCGGCCCGGTACGGCGACCGGACCGCGCTCGGCATCCGCCGCGACGACGGGACGGGGCAGGCGTGGTCGTACCGCGAGCTCGAGCGACGGAGCCGGATCGTCGCCTGGCGACTGACCGCCCTCGACCTCGTGCCGGGCGACCGGCTGCTCACCTGGTCGCCGTCCGCGCCGGAGCTCCCGGCCGTCTACCTCGGGGCGATGCGGGCGGGGATCGTCCTCGTGCCGCTCGACCTCCGGATGGCCCCCGACGCGATCGAGCGGATCGTGGAGAAGGCGGAAGCACGCCACCTCGCGATCGGGACGGGTCGCGAATCACCGGATCCCCGCGATGCCCGCCTCGACGGGATGCCGACGACGACGGTCGAGGCGCTCGCGGCCGAACGGGACGACTCGTTCCCGGCCGACTGGGAGGAGCGCGTGGCGGCCCTGCCGCGACCGGACCGCTCCACCCTCTTCGAGCTTGTCTTCACCTCCGGAACGACCGGAGCGCCGAAGGGGGTCATGCTCACCCACGGCAACGTCCTCGCCTCCATCGAGGCGATCCATCGGGTCATCCCGCCCCTCGAGCACCGGATCGTGTCGCTCCTTCCCCTCTCCCATCTCCTCGAGCAGGCGGTCGGACTGCTCTACGCGATCGACGTCGGCGCGGACATCCTCTATGTCCGGAGCCGGAACCCACGGGTCATCTTCGAGTCGATCCGCGACCATCGGACGACCTCGATGATCCTCGTGCCCCAGGTCCTCGACCTGTTCTGGAGCTCGATCGAGCGGGAGGTCGAGCGATCCGGGCGGAGTCGCGCCTTCGGTCGCCTTCGACGGGTCGCCCGGCGGCTGCCGTACCCGGCGCGGCGGTGGCTCTTCCGCCGGGTCCACGCCGAGTTCGGGGGCGGCCTTCGGCTCCTCGTGTCGACGGCGGCATTCCTCCCGCCGGCGCTCCAGCAGGCGTGGGAGGACCTCGGCGTCGTCGTCATCCAGGGCTACGGATCCACCGAATGCGGGTTCGCCGCGTGCACGAGCCGCGAGGATCACGGTCTGGGCACGGTGGGGCGGTCCGTGGCGCCGGTGGAGGTCCGCCTCGCCGACGACGGCGAGATCCTCGTCCACGGCCCGAATGTCTTCAGCGGCTACTGGCGCGATCCGGCGTCGACCGCGGCGGCGTTCACCTCCGACGGGTGGTACCGGACGGGCGACATCGGGCGCTTCGATCCCGAGGGTCGGCTCATCCTCATGGGGCGGACGAAGGACATCATCGTGCTGCCGAACGGGCTCAACGTCTATCCGGAAGACATCGAGAACGCCCTGCGGGTCGCCGGCATCCGCGATTCCGTCGTCGTCGAGACGCTGCCCGGACGGATCGAGGCGGTGGTCCTGGCGCCGGGCTCGCACACGATCCCGCAGGGCGGAGCGCCGGCGGAGGTGAGCGGCACGCCGGCGGAGGTGAGCGGCACGCCGGCGGAGGTGAGCGGCACGCCGGCGGAGGTGAGCGCCGCGATCGGCGGGGCGGCGATCAGAGCGGAAATCGACGAGGCCGTCCGATCGGCCAATCGGGCCCTCGCGATCCACCAGCGGATCGTCGGCTGGCGCCTCTGGCCCGAGGCGGACTTCCCCCGCACCCACACCCTCAAGGTGAAGCGCGATCAGGTCCGCCGCTGGGCCGCGGTGGAGGAACCGCTGCCGGTCCGCGAAGGTTCCTGA
- a CDS encoding histidine triad nucleotide-binding protein produces MTTDCLFCGIARGDVPATQVHADDVIVAFRDIAPRAPTHILLIPREHIASAADLTEAHGPLLGRLFAMAAEVARREGIADGGYRIVSNVGRWGGQTVDHLHIHLMGGRPFTWPPG; encoded by the coding sequence ATGACGACCGACTGCCTCTTCTGCGGCATCGCCCGCGGCGACGTCCCCGCCACCCAGGTCCACGCCGACGATGTCATCGTCGCCTTCCGCGATATCGCGCCGCGCGCGCCCACCCACATCCTCCTCATCCCGCGCGAGCACATCGCGTCGGCGGCGGACCTGACGGAGGCGCACGGACCGCTCCTCGGGCGACTGTTCGCGATGGCGGCGGAGGTCGCCCGGCGGGAGGGGATCGCCGACGGCGGATACCGGATCGTCTCGAACGTCGGGCGGTGGGGCGGCCAGACCGTCGATCATCTGCACATCCATCTCATGGGCGGACGACCGTTCACCTGGCCGCCCGGGTGA
- the prmA gene encoding 50S ribosomal protein L11 methyltransferase, translated as MSSADPVAAVGGAPAGGSDGGAADDDGGTAPDDDGGAANDDEGTSADGTWLELSVAADVEAVEAVSEILGRVASGGTSVEPAFILSDEGLGAFVDASRPATVRAYLPARDRTAARTAIHDTRIALGHLQAFGIRPIGDLDVRVVHEADWAEAWKAHFPVLRVGRRLVIRPTWRRHARRPDDVVLALDPGMAFGTGLHPTTRLCLAALEVVADRAAPALGRVLDVGTGSGILAIAAGLLGADAIVGVDPDPIAVDAARANIGRNGLARRTRIRAGSVPTGEPPFDIVLANLIASLLVTLAPDLSAELAPDGTLIASGIFIDREGDVRAAFEAAGLTVLDRLAEGEWVALVATRNGTRL; from the coding sequence ATGTCCTCGGCTGATCCCGTCGCCGCGGTCGGCGGCGCACCGGCCGGCGGCTCCGACGGCGGCGCGGCGGACGACGACGGCGGGACCGCACCCGACGACGACGGCGGCGCGGCGAACGACGACGAAGGGACCTCAGCGGACGGCACCTGGCTCGAGCTGTCGGTGGCCGCGGACGTCGAGGCGGTGGAGGCGGTGAGCGAGATCCTCGGCCGCGTCGCCTCCGGCGGGACGAGCGTCGAGCCCGCGTTCATCCTCAGCGACGAGGGGCTCGGCGCGTTCGTGGACGCCTCGCGACCGGCGACCGTCCGGGCGTACCTCCCCGCGCGCGACCGAACGGCGGCGCGGACCGCCATCCACGACACCCGGATCGCGCTCGGCCACCTTCAGGCGTTCGGGATCCGGCCGATCGGCGACCTCGACGTCCGGGTCGTGCACGAGGCGGACTGGGCGGAGGCGTGGAAGGCGCATTTCCCGGTCCTGCGCGTCGGTCGCCGGCTCGTCATCCGGCCGACCTGGCGTCGGCATGCGCGGCGACCGGACGACGTGGTGCTCGCTCTCGACCCGGGGATGGCCTTCGGGACGGGCCTCCATCCAACGACCCGGCTCTGCCTCGCGGCGCTCGAGGTGGTCGCCGACCGCGCCGCCCCCGCGCTCGGTCGCGTCCTCGACGTCGGGACCGGCTCCGGGATCCTCGCGATCGCCGCCGGCCTGCTCGGTGCGGACGCGATCGTCGGCGTGGATCCCGATCCGATCGCCGTCGACGCGGCGAGGGCGAACATCGGCCGCAACGGTCTCGCGCGACGGACGCGGATCCGGGCCGGCTCCGTTCCGACCGGCGAGCCGCCGTTCGACATCGTCCTCGCCAACCTCATCGCGTCGCTCCTCGTCACCCTCGCACCGGACCTGAGCGCCGAGCTGGCGCCCGACGGCACGCTCATCGCGTCGGGCATCTTCATCGACCGCGAGGGCGATGTCCGGGCGGCGTTCGAGGCCGCCGGGCTCACGGTGCTCGACCGCCTCGCCGAGGGGGAGTGGGTGGCGCTCGTCGCGACTCGTAACGGGACGCGACTATGA
- the dnaJ gene encoding molecular chaperone DnaJ, protein MTERDYYDVLGVARGASDADIKRAFRKLAQQWHPDVSKEPAADERFKEINEAYQILSDPQRRQAYDTFGRAGVSGAAGDAGFGAGFGNFGDIFDAFFGGGTAANARHGRPPTGSDLRYDLRISFAEAVAGTEKEIEFAVLVRCETCRGSGAKSGTDATTCPQCNGRGEVRSVRQTMLGQMVNVTTCPRCRGEGRVVEAPCETCHGDGRVERKRKVRVSIPAGIDEGHQMRLSGEGEAGPRGGPPGSLYVAIHVAPHADLKRDGTELYYELDISIAQAALGTRRRVPTVEGDEEIEIKPGTQPGTELRLRGRGVPHLRRTGSRGDLHVLVRVTVPTKLTKEARAALETYATATGEQVGPHGHGGIIDRVRDVLG, encoded by the coding sequence GTGACCGAGCGCGACTACTACGACGTCCTGGGCGTCGCCCGCGGAGCGAGCGACGCGGACATCAAGCGCGCGTTCCGCAAGCTCGCCCAGCAGTGGCACCCGGACGTGAGCAAGGAACCTGCCGCGGACGAGCGTTTCAAGGAGATCAACGAGGCGTACCAGATCCTCTCCGACCCGCAGCGCCGGCAGGCCTACGACACGTTCGGCCGGGCGGGCGTCAGCGGCGCGGCCGGTGACGCGGGCTTCGGGGCCGGGTTCGGGAACTTCGGCGACATCTTCGATGCGTTCTTCGGTGGCGGCACAGCCGCGAACGCGCGTCACGGGCGACCGCCGACCGGGAGCGACCTGCGGTACGACCTTCGGATCTCGTTCGCCGAGGCGGTGGCGGGAACCGAGAAGGAGATCGAGTTCGCGGTCCTCGTTCGGTGCGAGACGTGCCGCGGGAGCGGAGCGAAGTCGGGCACGGACGCGACCACGTGTCCGCAGTGCAACGGGCGCGGCGAGGTGCGAAGCGTCCGTCAGACGATGCTCGGCCAGATGGTGAATGTCACCACCTGCCCGCGCTGCCGGGGCGAGGGCCGGGTGGTCGAAGCGCCGTGCGAAACGTGCCACGGCGATGGACGGGTCGAGCGGAAGCGGAAGGTCCGGGTCTCGATCCCCGCCGGCATCGACGAGGGTCATCAGATGCGGCTCTCCGGCGAGGGTGAGGCGGGTCCGCGCGGGGGTCCGCCCGGCAGCCTGTACGTGGCGATCCATGTCGCCCCGCACGCGGACCTCAAGCGGGATGGGACGGAGCTCTACTACGAACTCGACATCTCGATCGCCCAGGCAGCCCTCGGCACCCGCCGCCGCGTACCGACGGTCGAAGGAGACGAGGAGATCGAGATCAAGCCCGGCACCCAACCCGGGACCGAACTTCGCCTCCGCGGCAGGGGCGTGCCACATCTCCGTCGGACGGGCTCGCGCGGCGACCTCCACGTGCTCGTCCGGGTGACGGTTCCGACGAAGCTCACGAAGGAGGCACGCGCCGCGCTCGAGACCTATGCGACGGCGACCGGCGAGCAGGTGGGTCCGCACGGCCACGGCGGGATCATCGACCGTGTCCGCGATGTCCTCGGCTGA